One stretch of Amycolatopsis sp. NBC_00345 DNA includes these proteins:
- a CDS encoding sugar ABC transporter ATP-binding protein gives MRRQEPGRVPLLEVRGVTKSFGAVAAVAGVSFPLFAGEAHALVGENGAGKSTIVKMLAGVHRPDEGALLLDGEPVAFSSPAGAKAAGIAVIYQEPTLFPDLSVAENIVMGRHPRRGLGMIDRAAIRAEAERLFARLGVRIDPGRPARGLSIADQQIVEIAKALSADARVLVMDEPTAALSLVEVERLFSVARALRDEGAAIMFISHRFEEITELCQRVTIMRDGKHVSTDPVDEVTVEEMVRRMVGRDLDALFPKQDVEPGAVVLEVEGLAREGVFHDISFSVRAGEIVAFAGLVGSGRSEVVQAVFGVDGRDAGVVRLNGKKLRAGSPRAAMSAGMALVPEDRRQQGLVMDLSIERNVTLPRSRALSKLGLLLGPGERREAVRWTERLRTKYRRLGDPVATLSGGNQQKVVLAKWLAMAPKVLIVDEPTRGIDVGTKAEVHRLMSSLAAEGVAVVMVSSELPEVLGMADRVLVMREGRIVAEIPRAEATESSVMFAAMGQGAAA, from the coding sequence ATGAGGCGGCAGGAGCCGGGCCGCGTGCCCCTACTGGAGGTCCGCGGCGTGACCAAGTCGTTCGGCGCGGTCGCGGCGGTCGCCGGGGTGTCGTTCCCGCTGTTCGCCGGCGAGGCCCACGCGCTGGTCGGGGAGAACGGCGCGGGCAAGTCGACCATCGTCAAGATGCTCGCCGGGGTGCACCGGCCAGACGAGGGCGCGCTGCTGCTGGACGGCGAGCCGGTCGCGTTCTCCTCGCCCGCCGGCGCCAAGGCAGCCGGCATCGCGGTCATCTACCAGGAGCCCACGCTGTTCCCCGACCTCTCGGTGGCGGAGAACATCGTGATGGGCCGGCATCCGCGCCGCGGCCTCGGGATGATCGACCGCGCCGCCATCCGCGCCGAGGCCGAGCGGCTGTTCGCGCGGCTGGGCGTGCGGATCGACCCGGGCCGTCCCGCGCGCGGGCTGTCGATCGCCGACCAGCAGATCGTCGAGATCGCCAAGGCGCTCAGCGCGGACGCGCGGGTGCTGGTGATGGACGAGCCCACCGCGGCGCTGAGCCTGGTCGAGGTCGAGCGGCTGTTCTCCGTCGCGCGCGCTTTGCGTGACGAGGGCGCGGCGATCATGTTCATCTCCCACCGGTTCGAGGAGATCACCGAGCTGTGCCAGCGCGTGACGATCATGCGCGACGGCAAGCACGTCTCCACCGACCCGGTCGACGAGGTGACCGTCGAGGAAATGGTGCGCCGCATGGTCGGACGTGACCTGGACGCGTTGTTCCCCAAGCAGGACGTGGAACCCGGCGCGGTCGTACTGGAGGTCGAAGGCCTTGCGCGCGAAGGCGTTTTCCACGACATCTCGTTCTCGGTCAGGGCGGGCGAGATCGTCGCGTTCGCCGGGCTGGTCGGCTCGGGGCGGTCGGAGGTCGTGCAGGCGGTGTTCGGAGTGGACGGACGCGATGCCGGAGTCGTGCGCCTGAACGGAAAGAAGCTGCGCGCCGGCTCGCCGCGCGCCGCGATGTCCGCCGGGATGGCGCTGGTCCCGGAGGACCGGCGGCAGCAGGGCCTGGTGATGGACCTGTCGATCGAGCGGAACGTGACGCTGCCGCGTTCGCGCGCGCTCTCGAAGCTCGGCCTGCTTCTCGGCCCCGGTGAACGCCGCGAAGCGGTGCGCTGGACGGAGCGGCTGCGCACGAAGTACCGGCGCCTCGGCGATCCCGTCGCCACGCTTTCGGGCGGCAACCAGCAGAAGGTGGTGCTGGCCAAGTGGCTCGCGATGGCGCCGAAGGTGCTGATCGTGGACGAGCCGACGCGCGGCATCGACGTCGGCACCAAGGCCGAGGTGCACCGGCTGATGTCCTCGCTCGCGGCCGAGGGCGTCGCCGTGGTGATGGTGTCCTCGGAGCTGCCGGAGGTGCTCGGCATGGCCGACCGGGTGCTGGTCATGCGCGAGGGCCGGATCGTCGCGGAGATCCCGCGGGCCGAGGCCACCGAAAGCTCGGTGATGTTCGCGGCGATGGGACAGGGAGCGGCGGCGTGA
- a CDS encoding ABC transporter permease yields the protein MLGAIFRARESGIVLALVVLVVVTVTQNPRFLSGQSIRDILLGTAILAVLAVGQSVVMITRNIDLSVGSVLGLSAFAVGSLLRGNPGLPVVVALLAGLAVGAVCGLVNGAVVRFGQVPALVVTLGTLYAFRGVSYFWAGGQQINADQLPGSFLGFGDSSVLGVPWLVLIAVVVMVVAGVVLRNYRGGRELYAMGSSPQAARLAGIKVGRNTTVAFLVSGALAGLAGVLFAARFGTIDAAAGTGYELNVVAAAVVGGVAVFGGSGSVWGASLGALLLTVIGSALAVLDINQFWQQAIVGALILLAIGADRLVAVRVTRSLKKRNSHV from the coding sequence TTGCTGGGCGCGATTTTCCGGGCGCGGGAGTCGGGCATCGTGCTCGCTCTCGTCGTGCTGGTCGTGGTCACCGTGACGCAGAACCCGAGGTTCCTGTCCGGGCAGAGCATCCGCGACATCCTGCTGGGCACGGCGATCCTCGCGGTGCTGGCGGTCGGGCAGTCGGTCGTGATGATCACCCGCAACATCGACCTGTCCGTCGGGTCGGTGCTGGGGCTCTCGGCGTTCGCCGTCGGGTCGCTGCTGCGCGGGAACCCGGGCCTGCCCGTGGTGGTGGCGCTGCTCGCCGGGCTCGCGGTCGGCGCGGTCTGCGGGCTGGTCAACGGCGCGGTGGTCCGGTTCGGGCAGGTGCCCGCACTGGTGGTCACGCTCGGCACGCTGTACGCCTTCCGCGGCGTCAGCTACTTCTGGGCCGGCGGCCAGCAGATCAACGCGGACCAGCTGCCGGGCTCGTTCCTCGGCTTCGGCGACTCGTCCGTGCTCGGCGTGCCGTGGCTGGTGCTGATCGCGGTGGTGGTGATGGTGGTGGCCGGTGTGGTGCTGCGGAACTACCGAGGCGGCCGCGAGCTGTACGCGATGGGCTCGAGCCCGCAGGCCGCCCGGCTGGCCGGCATCAAGGTCGGGCGCAACACCACCGTCGCGTTCCTCGTCAGCGGGGCGCTCGCCGGTCTGGCCGGGGTGCTGTTCGCGGCGCGCTTCGGCACCATCGACGCGGCCGCGGGCACCGGGTACGAGCTGAACGTGGTCGCCGCCGCCGTGGTCGGCGGGGTCGCGGTGTTCGGCGGCAGCGGCTCGGTGTGGGGCGCGAGCCTCGGCGCCCTGCTGCTGACCGTCATCGGCAGCGCGCTGGCCGTGCTCGACATCAACCAGTTCTGGCAGCAGGCGATCGTCGGCGCGCTGATCCTGCTGGCCATCGGGGCGGACCGGCTGGTCGCCGTGCGCGTCACGCGGTCACTCAAGAAGAGGAACTCCCATGTCTGA